Proteins from one Natrinema salinisoli genomic window:
- a CDS encoding chemotaxis protein CheW, which produces MGTSSNGNGTDTGVSVKILMFGLEGTQYCVRAESTASVLEVTDGTSLADADDPWNAGTITVAGELVRVVDLPRIFGSTSRTSARVDDPKLLVFSVTDDDGRYYGWLVDDVDVTRTVRTASLEAPRLDTSHVKGRLDIDGEEVLWLDQRAIHA; this is translated from the coding sequence ATGGGTACGTCCTCGAACGGTAACGGGACCGACACCGGCGTCAGTGTAAAAATTCTTATGTTTGGTCTCGAGGGAACGCAATACTGCGTCAGGGCCGAGTCGACGGCCTCCGTGCTCGAGGTCACGGACGGTACCTCCCTGGCGGACGCCGACGATCCGTGGAACGCGGGGACGATCACCGTCGCCGGCGAACTGGTCAGAGTCGTCGACCTACCCCGGATATTCGGCTCGACGTCCCGGACGTCGGCCCGCGTCGACGACCCGAAACTGCTCGTCTTTTCGGTCACCGACGACGACGGCCGCTACTACGGGTGGCTGGTCGACGACGTCGACGTGACCAGAACGGTTCGAACTGCGTCGCTCGAGGCCCCGAGACTGGACACGTCCCACGTCAAGGGCCGACTCGATATCGACGGTGAAGAAGTCCTCTGGCTCGATCAGCGGGCGATCCACGCCTGA